A window from Gossypium raimondii isolate GPD5lz chromosome 7, ASM2569854v1, whole genome shotgun sequence encodes these proteins:
- the LOC105789614 gene encoding VQ motif-containing protein 22, which produces MSSPTDWSHFYYQNLSNQEQVSFDEQGHDATVVSTVTATSSGGHLSPEGRVGKPARKRSRASRRTPTTLLNTDPTNFRAMVQQFTGGPSAVRFASDSVHLGGPDFGFGVRQPNAINPGSLTVPPAGFQLQYQQQQQQQQLQLMQHQNQAYMFSRLGGNNPRLDMEHGSEPFVAEGGSSQVPPSRTGSSNENTSNTSVMF; this is translated from the coding sequence ATGTCAAGTCCCACTGATTGGTCTCATTTTTACTACCAAAATCTTTCCAACCAAGAACAAGTATCATTCGACGAACAAGGCCACGACGCCACCGTCGTTTCCACCGTGACAGCCACTTCAAGCGGTGGTCATTTGAGTCCTGAAGGCCGAGTTGGGAAACCAGCTCGGAAACGATCAAGGGCTTCAAGGCGAACCCCTACGACTTTGCTTAACACCGACCCGACGAATTTCCGAGCCATGGTTCAACAGTTCACCGGAGGTCCGAGCGCAGTACGCTTTGCATCGGACTCGGTTCACCTTGGTGGACCGGATTTCGGGTTCGGTGTACGTCAACCGAATGCTATTAACCCCGGTTCTCTTACAGTTCCTCCGGCCGGGTTTCAGCTACaatatcaacaacaacaacaacaacaacagctTCAATTAATGCAACATCAAAACCAGGCGTACATGTTTTCAAGACTTGGGGGGAATAATCCTAGACTGGACATGGAACATGGGTCTGAACCGTTCGTTGCAGAGGGTGGTTCATCGCAGGTTCCTCCTTCTAGAACCGGTTCCTCTAATGAGAACACGAGTAACACTTCAGTCATGTTTTGA
- the LOC105789620 gene encoding zinc transporter 5, with protein sequence MAAIIIFKQAQFLQFLCFFLILFPSLVQGDSNCTCEPETNDSNKNSLATRYKIVAIFSILVAGAIGVCVPLLGKTIDALRPEKDVFFVIKAFAAGVILSTGFIHVLPDATDKLTCHCLDEHPWGKFPFAGLVAMASAIATLVVDVYATSHYTKSHFKNQPRQVDAGSGDDEKKTEERDDDQSYVHVHNHGTSHGSVSMVEPSASSELVRRRVISQVLELGIVVHSVIIGISLGASKSPKTIKPLVTAFSFHQFFEGMGLGGCISQAQFKLGSVAIMALFFSLTTPFGIGIGIIISKGYDDSNPEALIVEGVFNAASAGILIYTALVDLLAADFMSPKLQSNSILQAGAIVSLLLGAAFMSVMAYWA encoded by the exons ATGGCAGCCATTATCATCTTCAAACAAGCTCAGTTCTTACAGTTCCTTTGCTTCTTTCTCATCCTATTTCCTTCTTTAGTACAAGGAGATAGCAACTGTACGTGCGAACCTGAAACTAATGATtcaaataaaaactctttagCGACGAGATACAAAATCGTCGCTATTTTTTCGATTCTCGTCGCCGGAGCCATTGGCGTTTGCGTTCCCCTTTTGGGGAAAACCATCGATGCTTTACGTCCCGAAAAAGACGTTTTCTTCGTAATCAAAGCGTTCGCCGCCGGTGTGATATTGTCTACCGGATTCATCCATGTTCTTCCCGACGCTACCGACAAATTGACGTGTCATTGCCTCGACGAACATCCTTGGGGAAAGTTCCCCTTCGCCGGATTAGTGGCGATGGCGTCGGCGATTGCTACATTGGTGGTTGATGTTTACGCTACTTCTCATTACACTAAGTCTCACTTTAAGAACCAACCACGGCAGGTTGACGCCGGCAGCGGCGACGATGAAAAGAAAACCGAGGAACGTGATGATGATCAAAGCTACGTACATGTTCATAATCATGGAACGAGTCATGGTTCGGTCTCTATGGTCGAGCCATCGGCTTCGTCTGAGCTTGTTCGACGTCGAGTTATATCTCAG gtTTTGGAGTTAGGGATAGTGGTGCATTCCGTGATAATAGGGATATCATTGGGAGCTTCTAAAAGTCCAAAGACTATAAAGCCATTGGTGACTGCATTTAGCTTTCATCAGTTCTTTGAAGGCATGGGACTTGGTGGATGCATTTCTCAG GCACAATTCAAGCTCGGTAGTGTTGCAATAATGGCACTCTTTTTCTCCCTCACAACCCCATTTGGAATCGGCATAGGAATCATCATATCGAAAGGGTACGACGATAGCAACCCGGAAGCTCTCATTGTCGAAGGAGTTTTCAACGCGGCGTCGGCCGGGATTTTAATATACACGGCGCTCGTTGATCTGCTCGCCGCTGATTTTATGAGCCCGAAGTTACAAAGCAACTCCATACTTCAAGCAGGAGCCATTGTTTCTCTTCTACTTGGGGCTGCTTTCATGTCTGTCATGGCTTATTGGGCTTAA
- the LOC105789661 gene encoding probable pectinesterase 8, protein MNPKSLCFTILIAILAIFISRFIIDPSPHFHKIIIDSSLTLSSSSCIIMKFIPFDFSDFCRHRKHPDKGKPVSVCDDFPPNIPPPETNTTLTLCVDQNGCCNFTTVQAAVDAVPNLSMKRSVIWINTGIYYEKVIIPKTKPNITFQGQGYTSTAIAWNDTANSANGTFYSGSVQVFSTNFIAKNMSFMNVAPLPRPGDVGAQAVAIRIAGDQAAFWGCGFYGAQDTLHDDRGRHYFKDCYIQGSIDFIFGNGKSLYEDCQLISMANQVAPGSKSINGAVTAHGRASADEDSGFAFVNCSIGGTGRIWLGRAWRPYSRVVFALTSMTDIIAPEGWNDFNDPSRDQTIFYGEYNCTGAGANMNGRAPYVQKLNDTQASLFLTASFIDADQWLQSYNS, encoded by the exons atgaaCCCAAAAAGCCTTTGTTTTACTATTCTTATTGCTATTTTAGCTATTTTCATATCCCGGTTTATCATCGATCCAAGCCCACATTTCcacaaaattataattgattCTAGTCTAACCCTTTCATCGTCGTCATGTATCATCATGAAGTTCATCCCGTTCGACTTTAGTGACTTTTGTCGACACCGTAAACACCCCGATAAGGGTAAACCGGTATCCGTTTGTGATGATTTCCCTCCAAATATACCACCTCCGGAAACCAACACGACGTTGACGCTTTGCGTTGATCAGAACGGGTGTTGTAATTTCACGACCGTGCAAGCTGCCGTCGATGCTGTTCCAAACCTTAGCATGAAAAGAAGCGTAATATGGATCAATACCGGGATTTACTA TGAGAAAGTGATTAttccaaaaacaaaacccaatatTACATTTCAAGGACAAGGATATACATCAACAGCAATAGCTTGGAATGATACTGCAAATTCTGCAAATGGAACCTTTTATAGTGGCTCAGTTCAAGTTTTCTCCACCAATTTTATTGCCAAGAACATGAGCTTCATG AATGTAGCTCCTCTACCTCGTCCAGGTGATGTCGGAGCACAAGCAGTGGCCATTAGAATCGCCGGCGACCAAGCAGCTTTCTGGGGTTGTGGTTTCTACGGAGCTCAAGACACCCTCCACGATGACCGTGGCCGCCATTACTTCAAGGATTGCTATATACAAGGTTCAATCGACTTCATTTTCGGGAACGGAAAGTCCCTTTACGAG GATTGCCAGTTAATATCCATGGCGAACCAGGTGGCACCGGGATCGAAATCCATAAACGGAGCAGTGACGGCACACGGAAGAGCGTCCGCGGATGAAGACAGTGGGTTTGCGTTCGTGAACTGTAGTATTGGTGGTACAGGAAGAATATGGCTCGGCCGCGCATGGCGGCCGTATTCTCGTGTGGTTTTCGCTTTGACGTCAATGACGGATATTATTGCACCCGAGGGTTGGAATGATTTCAATGACCCTTCACGAGACCA GACCATATTCTATGGAGAATACAATTGTACGGGTGCAGGAGCAAATATGAATGGAAGGGCACCGTATGTTCAAAAGCTAAATGATACGCAGGCTTCTCTCTTTCTTACGGCGTCGTTTATTGATGCAGATCAATGGCTACAATCTTACAATAGTTAG